The window AGGAAGAATCTTGAACTTGTTTTTGCTGATTTTGGGGTGAATAATAGCAATGCAGGTCCTCTTTTGACATGTTTCCTTGTAAAGGAAGAATCTTGAACTTGTTTTGGGGTCAATTTGTGTTTGTTGATTTTGGGATGAACAATGGCAATGCAGGTTGATTTGGTTGGTGGATATTACGACGCTGGAGACAATGTGAAGTTCGGTTTCCCAATGGCATTCACAACCACAATGCTGTCATGGAGTGTGCTTGAGTTTGGTGGATTGATGAAAGGAGAGTTGCAGAATGCTAAAGAAGCCATTGGTTGGGCTACAGAGTATCTTCTCAAGGCCACTGCTTATCCGGACACCATTTACGTTCAGGTTCAATTCTGATCTCAAGAGTGGAACACCTCAACTCTGAAGTGAATAATACTTAATTTTTGTCTTGAAGCAAGTCTTTAACTTTTATATGCAATATTGTTGTAGGTGGGGGATGCAGGAAAGGACCACTCTTGTTGGGAGAGACCCGAGGATATGGACACCCCAAGAAGTGTTTTCAAGATTGACAAAAACACTCCAGGGACTGAGGTTGCTGCTGAAACTGCTGCTGCTCTTGCTGCCGCTTCTTTAGTCTATAGAAAATGCAACCCTTCTTACTCCAAACTACTAGTCAAAAGGGCCATCAGGGTATTTCTCAGAAACACCATCATTTGTTGTATATAGATCAAGAAAATGGGTGGCAGAACCTTAGGTTTTTTTTGTTTGTGTTGGTTTTTAGGTGTTCGAATTTGCGGATAAGTACAGAGGTTCATACAGCAATGGGTTGAGAAAAGTAGTGTGCCCCTATTATTGCTCAgtttctggatatgaggtaaaaGAAAATCAGCTATGTACTGCAGTTTCGCTTGAAATATTCTCACCATTTTAAGGTGAAAGATAATATCTGTTCTTAGCTGATGCACTGATTTTGAATGATAAATGTATAGGATGAGCTGTTGTGGGGTGCTGCTTGGTTACATAGAGCCACAAAGAACCCATCTTATATCAATTATATCCAAAGAAATGGGCAAATTCTTGGTGCTGCAGAGACTGATAACACATTCGGGTGGGACAATAAGCATGTTGGAGCAAGGATTCTTCTTTCCAAGGTTCAATATTTACCTGTGTATTTTTAGGTACTTGCTTGTTAGTTGGCTAATATCAATTTAATGggattattttctttctcttttcaggCATTTCTTGTTCAAAAGCTTCAATCTCTTCATGATTATAAGAGTCACGCGGACAACTACATTTGCTCCCTAATTCCAGGCACAGCGTTTTCTCAGGCTCAATATACACCAGGTTAATTTCCTAGTTCATTTTCACATTTCTCTTAGTTTCCAGTTCAAAGCTGTGGATTAAAAAAACTTCAATTTTACAGGAGGGTTACTCTTCAAGATGGATGACAGCAATATGCAGTATGTGACCTCCACCTCTTTCCTGCTAGTCACCTATGCCAAGTACTTAACGTCCGCTCGCATGGTAGTTAAATGTGGTGGAGTTGTTGTTACACCAAAGAGGCTACGAAACATAGCCAAAAAGCAGGTATGCTAAAATCAATTTTGTAACATTTTAAGTATATAGTGTAGACCCTCAGTGCATAAAGTAAACCCGTGCGTGCAGGTGGACTATTTGTTAGGAGACAATCCATTGAAAATGTCATTTATGGTGGGATATGGAGCTAGTTATCCACAGAGGATTCATCACAGGGGATCTTCATTGCCCTCGGTCTCAAACCATCCATCAAAAATAGAATGCAGGTCCGGATTCAGTGTGATGAGTTCACAAGCACCAAACCCGAACGTACTGGTGGGGGCTGTGGTTGGTGGTCCGGATGAGCACGATCGTTTCCCAGATGAGCGTTCAGATTATGAGCAATCTGAACCCGCCACTTACATTAACGCTCCGCTAGTTGGAACACTGACTTACCTGGCTCACTCATTTGGCCAACTCTAGAGAAGAAGTGTCATGGAACTCTAAAGATAGAATAGTAGAATCAAGAATGAAGCCATGttggtctttttttttcttttttctatatgCTGTTACTAGTAAAATAGGTAGTAATATAATATAGGTCCTAATTATCCTATTGGTGTTGTGTTGGTGTGTGGTGGGTGTATTGTATTGGCcgagaccccccccccccccgagccgccccccccccccccctcccccgcgggggggggggggcccCTAATGCACAGGCATGATGTTGCTTTCATTTTTTGTATTGGCCTTGGAGCATATGTTATCAgtattattaatgtatttctatAGTGATAGCTTCCTTGTTTCGTCTTGCAACGGCGTTTCTTTGAAGTATAAAGTTCAGTGACTTTCTAATTCATTTTTTTCGCTTTACTAGTAACTAGTAATTGTGCAGTgaaaaaaaaaggacaaaaagtgAGAACTTTACTTGTGATTTCCATGTGTGGACGAACAAGTGCACAACAGCTGAAAAACAAATTATGCAAAGGCCAGATTTGGGTTTTAGGAGCCAACGTTCTGAAAGGAGAAGTAATAGCTTGCAAAGTACTACCATGAATTGAGGGGCCAAATATTTGACCGTTACTTCTTAAAAGATAGTGTAGCGAAGagcccaataagtcctaaaacccAACAAAATAACGACTCAAAATTGACATTGAAGTGTGAAGGAGGGGTCACGTGGTCAAAAGGCTGCAAATACTGTCAGACTAAAGTAAAAAATGTGTCAGTGACttacaactctctctctctctcgtagTACCGTAAATAAAATCAATTCAATTTATCATgcttaaataatttaataaagtaaaaatataaactaTCTAATCATAATTATATGATAAAAGTTTATATATGCACACATATCTTTTGATTTAGTGTAAACTAACTTTTTACCAAACAAAACCAAAGCACACACTTTGCTTCTTTGCAGCTTCTGACTTTGAGCTTTGAAGTTCTCTCTCTAATTTACCTCTTATCTTTAGAAGTTCGGAAAAGGAGGTGACATTAGCCAAAGCAGAAAGAACGTATTTAAATGGAACTAAAAGtttatattattaataatacAACTTAATGATTATGATATTGTATGCGGTTAAAACAGGGCCTACCCGATTGTGCTATTTGATCGAGATAAGGGAACTGCACTAAGGGTTAGCCTCGTAATGAGTCAGACCAGAGCACGAAGACGAGGTGTCGAGTCTGAGGATCGAGGTACCTGTCGGGATCGAGGCCAGCAGCGACCAAGACCAAATATGACAGACTTCGAGCAAAGCGCAATAACGGCAAGGCGAGATATCCCTGACTGACCggagatcatggcgtaaatctcggaacagatcaaatcaaggtcAGTTATCTAGTTAATCATGGGATTACTTCCATAGTTAGAATTGTATCTtaaataggattcctctactatataaagagggtcccAATCATCTTGTAGACAACTTACATTAACACAGATTAAAGCAATAC is drawn from Nicotiana tabacum cultivar K326 chromosome 22, ASM71507v2, whole genome shotgun sequence and contains these coding sequences:
- the LOC107788548 gene encoding endoglucanase 17 gives rise to the protein MASSFSSSSSTFAIATFLFLLCFTTPLFLAKPQHHAHHPRFASHNYRDALAKSIIYFEGQRSGKLPSNQRITWRKDSGLSDGKAMGVDLVGGYYDAGDNVKFGFPMAFTTTMLSWSVLEFGGLMKGELQNAKEAIGWATEYLLKATAYPDTIYVQVGDAGKDHSCWERPEDMDTPRSVFKIDKNTPGTEVAAETAAALAAASLVYRKCNPSYSKLLVKRAIRVFEFADKYRGSYSNGLRKVVCPYYCSVSGYEDELLWGAAWLHRATKNPSYINYIQRNGQILGAAETDNTFGWDNKHVGARILLSKAFLVQKLQSLHDYKSHADNYICSLIPGTAFSQAQYTPGGLLFKMDDSNMQYVTSTSFLLVTYAKYLTSARMVVKCGGVVVTPKRLRNIAKKQVDYLLGDNPLKMSFMVGYGASYPQRIHHRGSSLPSVSNHPSKIECRSGFSVMSSQAPNPNVLVGAVVGGPDEHDRFPDERSDYEQSEPATYINAPLVGTLTYLAHSFGQL